In the genome of Nitrospira japonica, one region contains:
- a CDS encoding helix-turn-helix domain-containing protein, whose translation MTLSPSAFSVLLLSSDADIQTQFRQAFKDASVTTVRDAAALSKDSAKRIFDAVILEAKPGTHGVVPALPGHLDLTQALIITGTRSALRRVSKFMQTLNRSKHAAANGQAAPSLEDFIERKMGDFVKGMRNGSGRNLHPMLISAIERPLITRALQETKGNQIQAAELLGLNRNTLRKKIQELHIPVKRGRPARMRDA comes from the coding sequence ATGACACTCTCTCCATCGGCTTTCAGCGTGCTGCTGCTGAGCAGCGATGCGGATATTCAAACCCAGTTCAGGCAGGCGTTTAAAGACGCGTCCGTCACCACGGTGCGAGACGCTGCGGCCCTGTCGAAGGACTCGGCCAAGCGGATCTTTGATGCGGTTATCCTCGAGGCAAAACCCGGTACTCACGGTGTGGTACCGGCTTTACCCGGTCATCTCGATCTCACGCAGGCGCTCATCATCACCGGCACCCGTTCAGCGCTGCGAAGAGTCTCGAAATTCATGCAGACGCTGAATCGATCCAAGCATGCCGCGGCCAACGGACAGGCAGCGCCCTCCCTGGAGGACTTTATCGAGCGAAAAATGGGTGATTTCGTCAAAGGTATGCGGAATGGCTCGGGAAGAAATCTCCATCCCATGTTGATATCCGCCATTGAGCGCCCGCTGATCACCAGGGCACTCCAGGAAACCAAAGGCAACCAGATCCAAGCGGCCGAGTTACTGGGGTTAAATCGGAATACTTTGAGAAAAAAGATCCAAGAACTGCATATTCCCGTTAAGCGGGGACGACCGGCCCGTATGCGCGACGCCTAG
- a CDS encoding RrF2 family transcriptional regulator yields the protein MKVSLRSTYGIMAAVDLAMHSGLLPVQAKSIAKRQGIPARFLEQVLHAMKKAGLVSSQRGAQGGYVLSKKPTELSIAEVLEALDGPFLTGNGSNGRPPFQRMTKSELLLAKVWERVQEAERHVLEAITIDELAGKQRVLDQQRTLMYHI from the coding sequence ATGAAGGTATCTCTTCGATCTACATATGGAATTATGGCGGCCGTTGATCTAGCCATGCATAGCGGGCTCCTCCCGGTTCAGGCGAAATCAATTGCCAAGCGCCAGGGAATACCCGCACGGTTTTTGGAACAGGTGCTACACGCCATGAAGAAAGCTGGCCTGGTGTCTAGTCAGCGCGGCGCTCAAGGTGGGTACGTCTTATCGAAGAAGCCGACCGAACTCTCCATTGCGGAAGTGCTGGAGGCGCTTGACGGCCCCTTCCTGACCGGAAATGGCTCGAACGGCCGTCCGCCATTTCAACGTATGACCAAATCGGAACTCCTGCTCGCAAAAGTGTGGGAACGAGTTCAGGAAGCGGAACGGCACGTGTTGGAAGCCATCACGATCGACGAGTTAGCCGGGAAGCAACGCGTGCTCGATCAACAACGCACCCTTATGTACCACATCTGA
- a CDS encoding sulfurtransferase TusA family protein — MTAKTLTSGLVQTHPIPPAIADEIETFEQESKRLLSGEIVTDLFKPFRLQYGIYGQRQPGVQMIRIKIPFGGLNANQLRRVAELAERYATGVGHVTTRQDIQLHFVELKDVPDVMRGLAEVGLTTREACANTVRNVTGCHLAGVCQGEVFDITPYAKTVAYHLLRNPLNQSLPRKFKIAFSGCKHDCALTPIHDIGLLAVKREDGVIGFRMVAGGGLGSAPRIAQVLREFTPMNELIPSVEAVIKVFDTLGNRKNRNKARMKFVIDKLGFAEFKRRWEEAYVSMGHARPADDTLRLLEYEDKPAPLIMPEPVKSNRVSGNGRVNGSTEETPFDMWKRTNVVRQKQPGYVAAVVKLFMGDLTTDQMLVVSDLAERYSNGNIRTTINQNMIIRWIPESAIRGLYDDLASKGLADPGAELVEDIIACPGTDTCGLGITSSKGLARALAEVFPAGRVPEDLKDVSVKISGCHNSCAQHHIATIGLHGVGKRIGEHTAPFYELHLGGKVNGTAKIGQMTVKLPAKAVSAAITHLIDVYRRDRKPSEGLPAFIERVGKNALKDELIPYTIVPAFDDDPTFYYDWEGEEEFVLEDLGPGECAGGALEMIENGILEADQELYQARLLIDNHQYSVSVNKSYRAVLAAAKALLVTEGLEPSTDAETFGEFERRIASHGVVPGQYRELGKKVGDLGPKDTTLESAREKMAFAKGFVDACRAATEQMGKDLKLAPTAPAPTPAKPAAPVPTGAPLYDLRGVACPLNYVKTKLKLEMMDAGEKLEVWLDAGEPIKNVPMSLKNDGHLIHLQEALEPEAVHFRILVEKVE, encoded by the coding sequence ATGACTGCCAAGACCCTTACCTCCGGGCTCGTCCAGACGCATCCGATTCCGCCGGCGATCGCCGACGAAATCGAGACGTTTGAGCAGGAGTCCAAGCGCCTCCTGTCAGGAGAGATCGTCACCGACCTGTTCAAACCTTTCCGGTTGCAATATGGCATCTATGGCCAGCGGCAGCCCGGGGTCCAGATGATCCGCATCAAGATCCCTTTTGGGGGGCTGAACGCCAATCAATTGCGCCGGGTCGCCGAACTTGCCGAGCGGTATGCCACCGGAGTGGGGCACGTGACCACCAGGCAGGACATCCAACTCCATTTCGTGGAGCTGAAGGACGTGCCCGACGTGATGCGCGGTCTGGCGGAAGTAGGGTTGACCACTCGGGAGGCCTGCGCCAATACCGTGCGAAATGTGACCGGCTGCCATCTCGCCGGAGTCTGCCAGGGCGAGGTGTTTGACATCACTCCCTATGCCAAGACGGTGGCCTATCACCTATTGCGGAACCCGTTGAATCAAAGCCTGCCGCGCAAATTCAAGATCGCTTTTTCCGGTTGCAAGCATGACTGCGCGTTGACGCCGATCCACGACATCGGTCTCTTGGCCGTGAAGCGGGAAGACGGCGTCATCGGATTCCGCATGGTCGCCGGCGGCGGACTTGGATCCGCGCCGCGTATCGCTCAAGTCCTCCGCGAGTTCACGCCGATGAACGAGCTGATTCCGAGCGTCGAAGCCGTCATCAAGGTGTTCGATACGCTCGGCAACCGGAAGAATCGGAACAAAGCCCGGATGAAATTCGTGATCGACAAGCTCGGATTCGCCGAGTTCAAGCGCCGATGGGAAGAGGCGTACGTCAGCATGGGGCATGCGCGCCCCGCGGACGACACTCTCAGACTCCTCGAATATGAGGACAAACCGGCGCCCTTGATCATGCCCGAACCGGTGAAGTCGAACCGCGTCTCGGGAAACGGCCGTGTCAACGGCTCGACGGAAGAGACGCCGTTCGATATGTGGAAGCGGACGAACGTCGTGCGTCAGAAGCAGCCTGGTTACGTGGCCGCCGTCGTCAAATTGTTCATGGGTGACTTGACGACCGATCAAATGTTGGTCGTGTCCGATCTCGCGGAACGCTACTCGAACGGCAACATCCGCACCACGATCAATCAAAACATGATCATTCGCTGGATTCCCGAATCGGCGATCAGGGGCCTTTACGACGACTTGGCGTCGAAGGGACTCGCCGATCCCGGAGCCGAATTGGTGGAGGACATCATCGCCTGTCCCGGTACCGATACATGCGGCCTGGGCATTACGTCATCCAAAGGGCTGGCACGGGCCCTGGCGGAGGTGTTCCCGGCGGGTCGCGTGCCGGAAGATCTGAAAGACGTCAGCGTCAAAATCAGCGGATGCCACAATTCGTGCGCGCAGCATCACATCGCCACGATCGGTCTGCACGGAGTCGGCAAACGCATCGGAGAGCACACGGCGCCGTTCTACGAATTGCATCTTGGCGGCAAAGTGAACGGAACGGCCAAGATCGGACAGATGACGGTGAAACTTCCGGCCAAAGCCGTATCCGCGGCAATCACGCACCTGATCGACGTATATCGCCGGGACCGCAAGCCCAGTGAAGGGCTGCCGGCATTCATCGAGCGAGTCGGCAAGAACGCCCTCAAGGACGAGTTGATCCCCTATACCATCGTGCCGGCCTTCGACGACGATCCCACCTTCTATTACGATTGGGAGGGAGAGGAAGAGTTCGTCCTGGAAGATCTTGGGCCGGGCGAGTGCGCCGGCGGCGCGCTGGAGATGATCGAAAACGGCATTCTTGAAGCGGATCAAGAGCTGTATCAAGCCCGGCTCCTGATCGATAACCATCAATATTCGGTGTCTGTGAACAAATCGTACCGGGCGGTTTTGGCCGCCGCCAAGGCGCTCTTGGTGACGGAAGGCCTCGAGCCGTCGACCGATGCGGAAACGTTCGGCGAATTCGAACGCCGCATTGCGAGTCACGGTGTCGTACCGGGGCAGTACCGGGAGTTGGGCAAGAAGGTCGGAGATCTGGGGCCGAAGGACACGACGCTGGAATCGGCTCGGGAAAAAATGGCGTTTGCGAAGGGATTCGTCGATGCCTGCCGTGCGGCGACTGAGCAGATGGGGAAAGATCTGAAGTTGGCGCCGACGGCCCCTGCGCCGACTCCGGCGAAGCCGGCTGCACCCGTGCCGACCGGCGCCCCACTGTATGATCTGCGCGGCGTCGCCTGTCCGCTCAATTATGTGAAGACCAAACTGAAGCTGGAGATGATGGATGCCGGCGAGAAACTGGAAGTCTGGCTGGACGCCGGGGAGCCGATCAAGAATGTGCCGATGAGCTTGAAGAACGACGGACATCTTATCCATCTGCAGGAGGCGTTGGAGCCGGAGGCGGTGCATTTCAGGATCTTGGTCGAGAAAGTCGAGTAG
- a CDS encoding phosphoadenylyl-sulfate reductase — protein sequence MEALQVWSDSFASKQPQEVLAAAIERYAPKIVLACSFGAEDVVLVDMVHRINPSVPLFYLDTDFLFPETHATRDRIAERYNLKPAQMLQVKSLLTPADQTARHGEALWAKDPDQCCKIRKVEPLNRILKTYDAWITGIRREQSPTRANAKMIEWDNIFGLVKVNPLAAWTWADVWTYIKIYEVPYNELHDRNYPSIGCTHCTKPVMPGEDPRSGRWQGREKTECGLHKKAS from the coding sequence ATGGAAGCCCTACAGGTGTGGAGCGACTCGTTCGCGTCGAAGCAGCCGCAGGAGGTGTTGGCTGCGGCGATCGAACGATATGCGCCGAAGATCGTCCTGGCCTGCAGCTTCGGCGCGGAAGACGTGGTGCTGGTGGATATGGTTCATCGCATCAATCCGTCGGTGCCGTTGTTTTATCTCGACACGGACTTCCTGTTTCCCGAGACCCATGCAACCAGGGATCGGATCGCGGAACGGTACAACTTGAAGCCGGCACAAATGCTCCAAGTCAAGTCGCTGTTGACGCCCGCGGATCAGACGGCGCGGCACGGGGAAGCCTTATGGGCCAAGGATCCCGATCAATGCTGCAAGATTCGGAAAGTGGAACCCTTGAACAGAATATTGAAGACCTATGACGCCTGGATCACCGGCATCCGGCGGGAGCAGTCTCCAACGCGCGCCAACGCCAAGATGATTGAATGGGACAACATTTTCGGGCTGGTCAAAGTCAATCCATTGGCGGCGTGGACGTGGGCGGACGTCTGGACCTATATCAAGATCTACGAAGTGCCGTACAACGAATTGCATGATCGCAACTATCCCAGCATCGGCTGCACGCACTGTACGAAACCGGTGATGCCCGGGGAAGACCCTCGCTCCGGCCGGTGGCAGGGGCGTGAGAAAACGGAATGCGGACTCCATAAGAAGGCTTCTTGA
- the trpD gene encoding anthranilate phosphoribosyltransferase, which translates to MSMHEFIAKIAKGQKASKDLTWDEAKRAMKSLIEGQATPAQIGAFLVAMRVKMESVTELAAFTAAARSYVAPVPTPQDINVVDLPSYAGKQDTFHALAGAAIVAAAAGAAVLMHGYDGIPGRPGQAGVLEALGVPIDLDPKAAGEAVTKQGFAYLDIGLYHPPLYRFLELRRELGVRSVFHPVARLLNPARSRSQVIGLTHPPYFEKTAEALRMLGAPRALVIRGVEGDPELSIAMVTKVLELRDDRITPLTLAPKDVGLNLGTSRDMGGFPPEQRDKEALLLRRVLQNQVQGGARDWVLYNAAMLLYAAGKESSLAACIPRAKRALEDGAAARKLEALGRQPIAAASAG; encoded by the coding sequence ATGTCGATGCATGAATTCATTGCGAAAATCGCCAAAGGTCAGAAAGCCTCGAAGGACCTCACCTGGGACGAGGCCAAGCGTGCCATGAAATCGCTGATCGAGGGCCAGGCGACTCCCGCTCAGATCGGGGCGTTCCTGGTCGCGATGCGGGTGAAAATGGAATCGGTCACCGAACTGGCGGCGTTTACTGCGGCTGCTCGCTCCTACGTGGCTCCCGTTCCGACACCGCAAGACATCAATGTCGTGGACCTGCCCAGTTATGCCGGCAAACAGGATACCTTTCATGCGCTGGCCGGGGCGGCGATCGTCGCGGCGGCAGCCGGGGCGGCCGTTCTCATGCATGGATACGACGGAATTCCGGGCCGCCCGGGTCAAGCCGGAGTTCTCGAGGCGTTGGGCGTACCGATCGATCTGGATCCCAAGGCGGCCGGAGAGGCCGTGACGAAACAAGGATTTGCCTACCTGGACATCGGGCTCTACCATCCTCCACTGTATCGATTTCTTGAACTGCGCCGGGAACTCGGCGTGCGAAGCGTCTTTCATCCGGTTGCGCGATTGCTCAACCCGGCCCGCAGCCGTTCTCAAGTGATCGGATTGACCCACCCGCCGTATTTTGAGAAGACGGCGGAGGCGCTTCGGATGTTGGGAGCGCCGAGAGCGCTCGTGATTCGCGGTGTTGAAGGAGATCCGGAGCTGTCGATCGCGATGGTGACCAAGGTGTTGGAATTGCGTGACGACCGGATCACTCCCCTGACCCTGGCGCCGAAGGACGTGGGATTGAATCTCGGAACATCTCGCGATATGGGCGGGTTCCCGCCAGAGCAACGGGACAAGGAGGCGCTGCTTCTGCGCCGAGTCCTGCAGAATCAGGTGCAGGGAGGCGCTCGCGATTGGGTACTCTACAACGCGGCGATGTTGCTCTATGCCGCAGGAAAAGAATCCTCGCTGGCCGCGTGTATACCGCGGGCCAAGCGGGCTCTTGAAGACGGGGCCGCGGCGCGAAAGCTCGAAGCACTCGGCCGGCAGCCGATCGCCGCGGCTTCGGCCGGCTGA
- the cysD gene encoding sulfate adenylyltransferase subunit CysD has product MKHLRQLEDQSVYILREAYKHFDNLAMLWSMGKDSTVLLWLARKAFFGHVPFPLLHVDTSYKIPAMIEYRDRLAREWHLNLVVGQNKEALAAGMNHTLGRVTCCTALKTNGLKQLLEQKGYTGVILGVRADEEGTRAKERYFSPRDKHGDWDFRDQPPELWDQFKTTFPPGTHIRIHPLLDWTEINIWEYIKLENIPFIDLYLDKGDGTRYRSLGCAPCTMPIKSTAKNVDDIIEELRHTTVAERSGRAQDEGRGMELLRKDGYM; this is encoded by the coding sequence GTGAAACATTTGCGTCAGCTTGAAGACCAAAGCGTCTATATTCTTCGAGAAGCCTACAAGCATTTCGACAACCTCGCCATGCTCTGGTCGATGGGGAAGGACTCGACTGTCCTGTTATGGCTGGCGCGCAAGGCGTTCTTCGGTCATGTTCCGTTTCCGCTCCTGCACGTGGACACCAGCTACAAGATTCCCGCCATGATCGAGTACCGCGATCGATTGGCGCGCGAATGGCATCTCAACCTCGTCGTCGGACAGAATAAAGAAGCACTTGCCGCCGGTATGAATCACACCTTGGGACGCGTGACCTGCTGCACGGCGCTCAAGACGAACGGCCTGAAACAGCTTCTTGAGCAAAAGGGCTACACCGGCGTGATCCTCGGCGTTCGGGCGGACGAAGAGGGAACCAGGGCGAAGGAACGATACTTCTCGCCGCGGGACAAGCATGGGGACTGGGATTTTCGGGATCAGCCGCCCGAGCTATGGGATCAGTTCAAGACGACCTTTCCGCCGGGCACCCACATCCGTATTCACCCGCTGTTGGATTGGACGGAGATCAACATCTGGGAGTACATCAAACTGGAGAATATTCCGTTCATCGACCTGTACCTCGACAAGGGCGACGGCACCCGCTATCGGAGCCTCGGATGCGCCCCCTGCACGATGCCGATCAAATCGACCGCCAAGAACGTGGACGACATCATCGAGGAATTGCGCCATACGACCGTCGCGGAGCGGTCAGGTCGCGCGCAGGATGAGGGACGCGGAATGGAATTGCTCCGCAAAGACGGATACATGTGA
- a CDS encoding GTP-binding protein, whose translation MTSHSSKPSEHLNIVIVGHVDHGKSTLLGRLYADTGSLPDGKLEKVQAICRQQGKEFEYAFLFDAFLEEQEQGITIDTARTFFIWQGRQYIIIDAPGHKEFLKNMISGAARAEAALLLIDALEGVKEQSKKHGYLLSLLGVRQFAVVVNKMDLVGYRQDVFDGIEKEYREFLSQFGAVPERVIPVSAKMGDNIAKRGSVMAWYDGPTVLDALHLFKKETARSEQPLRFPIQDVYKFDARRIITGRIAAGRLKVGDHLVFSPSNKRANIRSVEAFNIEPPPTGAEAGQSVGITLDEQIFIERGEIATHQSQLPLVSTAFRANLFWLGRRPLEKGRKYLLRVATNEVDCEIAVIHKIIDTMDLAQQQGSTSVARNQVAELTVRTKAPVAFDLSSSFEATGRFVLVDEYDIAGGGIVTEVIHDDQEFLREEARRRDFAWVKGEVGIEERAQQYGHRAAIVLVTGGRHTGKSFLAKKLEARLVADGRHAYLLDGENLRRGLDADLSEHERGQTAEMGRRYGEVARLLVDTGLIVVSTTNPFGMGYAEAAQAIRTLVHPAPVIAVHMSKLPEEAPAGTDLIFTGPADFDAATRRIIEELKRRGVLAHAIGAKPTFQYSI comes from the coding sequence ATGACGTCCCATTCATCCAAACCGTCCGAACATCTCAACATCGTCATCGTCGGTCACGTCGATCACGGGAAGTCGACGTTGCTCGGCCGTCTCTATGCGGATACGGGATCCCTCCCGGACGGTAAGCTGGAAAAGGTGCAGGCGATTTGCCGCCAGCAAGGCAAGGAGTTCGAGTACGCATTTCTGTTCGATGCCTTTCTCGAGGAGCAGGAGCAGGGCATCACGATCGATACGGCCCGCACGTTTTTCATCTGGCAGGGCCGCCAGTACATCATCATCGATGCGCCCGGACACAAGGAATTTCTGAAGAACATGATTTCAGGGGCCGCCCGGGCGGAAGCCGCCCTGCTCCTGATCGACGCACTCGAAGGCGTGAAGGAACAGTCCAAAAAACACGGCTATCTGCTCTCGCTCCTGGGAGTGCGCCAGTTTGCGGTGGTGGTCAACAAAATGGACCTTGTCGGTTACCGTCAGGATGTCTTCGACGGGATCGAAAAGGAATATCGGGAATTTCTGAGCCAGTTCGGCGCCGTGCCGGAACGTGTCATCCCGGTGAGCGCGAAAATGGGTGATAACATCGCCAAGCGCGGCTCGGTCATGGCGTGGTACGACGGACCCACCGTTCTGGATGCGCTGCATCTGTTCAAAAAAGAGACGGCCAGATCGGAACAGCCGCTTCGGTTTCCCATCCAGGACGTCTACAAGTTCGATGCGCGGCGGATCATCACCGGCCGCATCGCGGCTGGTCGGCTGAAGGTCGGAGATCACCTGGTGTTTTCCCCTTCGAACAAACGCGCCAATATCCGATCCGTTGAGGCGTTCAATATCGAGCCGCCGCCGACCGGCGCGGAAGCCGGTCAGTCGGTCGGCATCACGCTCGACGAACAGATTTTCATCGAGCGCGGTGAGATTGCGACCCATCAGTCGCAGTTGCCGCTGGTCTCGACGGCGTTTCGCGCCAACCTGTTCTGGCTGGGGCGGCGCCCCCTGGAGAAAGGCCGCAAGTATCTCCTGCGCGTCGCGACGAACGAGGTGGATTGCGAGATTGCCGTGATTCACAAGATCATCGACACCATGGATTTGGCGCAGCAGCAGGGGAGTACGTCGGTCGCGAGAAATCAGGTGGCGGAATTGACGGTGCGGACGAAGGCTCCGGTCGCGTTCGACCTGTCATCCTCCTTTGAAGCGACCGGCCGGTTTGTCTTGGTCGACGAATATGACATCGCGGGCGGCGGGATCGTCACGGAAGTGATCCACGACGATCAGGAATTCCTACGTGAGGAAGCCCGGCGACGGGATTTTGCGTGGGTCAAAGGGGAAGTCGGTATCGAAGAGCGGGCGCAACAATACGGCCACCGGGCGGCGATCGTCCTGGTTACCGGGGGCCGGCATACCGGGAAGTCCTTTCTCGCCAAGAAACTGGAGGCCCGGCTCGTGGCCGACGGTCGACATGCCTATCTGCTCGATGGGGAAAATCTCCGGCGGGGACTCGATGCGGACCTTTCGGAGCACGAGCGGGGGCAGACGGCAGAGATGGGTCGCCGGTACGGAGAAGTGGCGCGGCTCCTCGTCGACACGGGGTTGATCGTGGTGTCCACGACGAACCCGTTCGGGATGGGATATGCCGAAGCCGCGCAGGCGATCAGGACGTTGGTGCATCCGGCGCCGGTCATTGCCGTGCATATGAGCAAGCTGCCCGAAGAGGCACCTGCCGGTACGGATCTCATCTTCACGGGCCCCGCGGATTTTGACGCGGCGACTCGCCGGATCATCGAGGAGTTGAAACGCCGGGGCGTCCTGGCGCACGCTATTGGCGCCAAACCGACGTTTCAATATTCGATCTGA
- a CDS encoding Mrp/NBP35 family ATP-binding protein, with protein sequence MAPDKDLKTILGKLRYSDDAKVVQQITEQMQQVQARMTGIKHKLVVMSGKGGVGKSMTTVNLALALARQHSRVGLLDVDLNGPCVPRMLGLHGRSLTMTPEGALPPVGPLNIKVASMDFFLGAASPVRWKGPMDVSPVWLGLMEMNVIREFLADVVWGELDYLLADLPPGAAADKPPVIAGFIPDLAGAIVVTTPSEVASDVVQKSVTYARDMGIKVLGIVENMSEYRCPSCGEQNELFEGNTEAMCEVLDLPLLGRIPFDRKLARTFDKGEPLLDETYPTIQRYQEIAGRIRTLLDYKKVLAEKL encoded by the coding sequence ATGGCTCCCGACAAAGATCTGAAGACGATTCTTGGTAAGCTTCGGTACTCCGACGACGCCAAGGTCGTGCAGCAGATCACCGAGCAGATGCAACAGGTGCAAGCCAGAATGACGGGCATCAAGCATAAGCTCGTCGTCATGAGCGGCAAGGGCGGCGTGGGCAAAAGCATGACCACGGTGAATCTGGCCCTGGCCTTAGCGCGGCAGCACAGCCGTGTCGGCCTACTCGATGTGGATTTGAACGGCCCCTGCGTTCCTCGGATGCTTGGCCTTCATGGCCGGTCGTTGACCATGACCCCGGAAGGAGCGCTGCCGCCGGTCGGTCCGTTGAATATCAAAGTCGCCTCCATGGATTTTTTTCTGGGAGCCGCCTCTCCGGTCAGATGGAAAGGGCCGATGGATGTCAGTCCAGTCTGGCTGGGCCTCATGGAAATGAACGTCATCCGGGAATTCCTGGCCGACGTCGTCTGGGGCGAGTTGGACTATCTGCTTGCGGATCTCCCGCCCGGTGCCGCCGCAGACAAACCGCCTGTCATCGCGGGCTTCATTCCCGATCTGGCCGGCGCCATCGTCGTAACGACCCCTTCCGAGGTTGCCTCGGATGTCGTCCAGAAATCCGTCACCTATGCGCGTGACATGGGGATCAAAGTGCTGGGCATCGTCGAAAACATGAGCGAATACCGCTGCCCGTCCTGCGGTGAACAGAACGAATTATTCGAGGGCAATACCGAAGCCATGTGCGAAGTGTTGGATCTCCCCCTTCTCGGCCGTATCCCCTTTGACCGGAAGCTTGCCCGCACCTTCGACAAGGGCGAACCATTGCTGGATGAGACGTATCCGACCATCCAGCGTTACCAGGAAATCGCCGGACGTATTCGAACGCTGCTGGATTATAAGAAGGTCCTGGCCGAAAAACTGTGA
- a CDS encoding PCP reductase family protein encodes MKFVCLNCETYMNFEKVEKPGEGSLGVFFGCPSCGAKFSMVTNPGETQMVSSLGVKLGGRTVAAEPFEMTRGTLKDEALAGSGQMAAYLNEKIQGGQPASAAPAATPKSGDKAGSSGCPFSAMVAEMGLTSSGKPANGAPAASEFTWTADAKEKLDRLPVFVKPMVQSSVEAYARKQGYTTITLQVMDDSKNDSPNGIAWTREAEQRLDNIPDFIRPMARKEIERLAKERGVPTITAQVMDDAKDKFMKFM; translated from the coding sequence ATGAAATTCGTGTGCCTCAATTGCGAAACCTACATGAACTTCGAAAAGGTCGAAAAGCCCGGAGAAGGGTCTCTCGGGGTGTTTTTCGGCTGCCCGTCCTGCGGGGCAAAATTTTCGATGGTCACCAATCCGGGCGAAACGCAAATGGTCAGTTCGCTGGGCGTGAAGTTGGGCGGGAGGACCGTGGCGGCCGAGCCATTCGAGATGACGAGGGGGACATTGAAGGATGAAGCGCTGGCCGGGTCAGGCCAGATGGCGGCGTATTTAAATGAGAAGATTCAGGGCGGCCAACCCGCCTCCGCCGCTCCCGCGGCGACACCCAAGAGTGGCGACAAGGCCGGAAGCAGCGGCTGCCCCTTTTCCGCGATGGTGGCCGAGATGGGACTCACCTCTTCCGGCAAACCCGCCAACGGCGCGCCTGCGGCGTCGGAGTTCACCTGGACGGCTGATGCCAAGGAAAAACTCGACCGGCTGCCTGTTTTCGTGAAGCCGATGGTTCAGAGCAGCGTGGAAGCCTATGCCAGAAAGCAAGGCTATACGACCATTACGCTGCAAGTGATGGATGACTCCAAGAACGACTCTCCCAACGGCATCGCGTGGACTCGCGAAGCGGAGCAACGACTCGACAATATTCCCGACTTTATCCGTCCGATGGCCCGCAAGGAAATCGAACGGCTGGCCAAAGAGCGCGGCGTCCCTACAATCACGGCGCAAGTGATGGACGACGCTAAAGACAAGTTCATGAAATTCATGTAG
- a CDS encoding YebC/PmpR family DNA-binding transcriptional regulator has product MGGHSHWATIKRHKSAQDAKRGKIFTRIIRELTIAARGGGDPDGNPRLRLAIAKAKEANMPGDTMKKAIQRGTGELPGVSYEEFSLEGYGPGGTALLLEITSDNRNRTVAEIRSLFTKNHGNMAEAGAVAWQFHKKGLLTIDKGKVEEDALLSLALDAGAEDVKSGEKSFEVITNPQDFEAVKKALADAKVDPSLAELTFVPQNTIRLEEKDAEQMLKLMEVMDEHDDVQKVHANFDIPDDVMEKVAAAAAG; this is encoded by the coding sequence ATGGGCGGCCATAGTCATTGGGCGACGATCAAGCGCCATAAATCGGCTCAGGATGCCAAGCGGGGAAAAATCTTTACCCGGATCATCCGGGAATTGACCATCGCAGCCCGAGGCGGCGGTGATCCCGATGGGAATCCCCGGTTGCGATTGGCCATTGCCAAAGCCAAAGAAGCCAACATGCCGGGCGATACGATGAAGAAGGCGATTCAACGCGGCACCGGGGAGTTGCCGGGTGTCTCTTACGAAGAGTTCAGCCTCGAAGGATACGGGCCAGGAGGAACGGCCCTGCTGCTCGAAATCACCAGCGATAACCGCAATCGCACGGTCGCCGAGATCCGCAGCCTCTTCACCAAGAACCATGGCAACATGGCTGAAGCCGGTGCAGTCGCCTGGCAATTCCATAAGAAGGGTCTGCTGACCATCGACAAGGGTAAGGTCGAGGAAGATGCCTTGTTGTCGTTGGCCTTGGATGCCGGCGCGGAGGACGTCAAGTCCGGTGAGAAGAGTTTCGAGGTCATCACGAATCCTCAGGACTTCGAAGCGGTGAAAAAAGCCTTGGCTGACGCGAAGGTGGATCCGTCGCTTGCCGAGCTCACGTTCGTCCCGCAGAATACGATCCGGCTCGAGGAAAAGGACGCGGAGCAGATGCTCAAGCTGATGGAAGTCATGGACGAACACGACGACGTCCAGAAGGTGCACGCCAATTTCGACATTCCGGACGACGTGATGGAAAAAGTCGCCGCCGCCGCGGCGGGGTAG